From a single Pseudomonas triticicola genomic region:
- a CDS encoding carboxymuconolactone decarboxylase family protein — MEMTDRRERGEAALTQITGGPGQAVVDSLKDTAPELADWILSFAYGDVFARPGLDHCTRELATVAALTALGNAQPQLKVHIGGALNVGCTPEAVVDVILQMTVYAGFPSALNGITAAREVFAARGISVKS, encoded by the coding sequence GTGGAGATGACTGATCGTCGAGAGCGCGGAGAAGCCGCTCTGACGCAGATTACTGGCGGACCTGGTCAGGCAGTGGTTGATTCATTGAAGGATACTGCTCCAGAGCTTGCGGACTGGATTCTGAGTTTTGCCTACGGCGATGTCTTCGCCCGCCCCGGGCTCGATCACTGCACTCGTGAGCTGGCAACCGTTGCGGCATTGACCGCACTGGGCAATGCCCAGCCACAACTGAAAGTGCATATCGGCGGAGCCCTGAACGTCGGGTGCACACCGGAGGCGGTGGTCGATGTGATCTTGCAAATGACCGTATACGCAGGGTTTCCCAGTGCCTTGAACGGTATAACGGCTGCGCGTGAAGTCTTTGCTGCTCGCGGGATCAGTGTTAAGTCTTGA
- a CDS encoding oxidoreductase, with product MKTLFITGVSSGFGQALAKEALAQGHRIIGTVRSESALAAFEALSPERAHGVVLDVTEFDAIDGVVAAVEDRHGPVDVLVNNAGYGHEGIFEESSLQEMRRQFDVNVFGAVAVTKAFVAYFRQRRAGHILNITSMGGYITMPGIAYYCGSKFALEGISDTLSKELAPFNIFVTAVAPGSFRTDWAGRSMQRTPRSISDYDASFDPVRKAREEKSGHQLGDPQKAARVMLTIIDSPNPPAHLLLGSDALALVRDKLQQTAESIEQWAALSRSTDG from the coding sequence ATGAAGACTCTTTTCATCACCGGTGTCAGCAGCGGCTTCGGCCAGGCGCTGGCCAAGGAAGCGCTCGCTCAAGGTCACAGGATTATCGGCACAGTGCGCAGTGAGTCCGCTCTGGCAGCCTTCGAAGCGCTGTCGCCCGAGCGCGCGCATGGAGTGGTTTTGGACGTTACCGAGTTCGATGCCATCGATGGGGTGGTTGCGGCAGTGGAGGATCGCCACGGCCCGGTGGACGTGCTGGTCAACAACGCAGGTTATGGCCATGAGGGGATTTTTGAAGAGTCATCGCTGCAAGAAATGCGCCGCCAGTTCGACGTCAACGTGTTCGGCGCGGTGGCGGTGACCAAGGCTTTCGTCGCGTATTTCCGCCAGCGCCGCGCGGGGCATATCCTCAACATCACCTCCATGGGTGGCTACATCACCATGCCGGGGATCGCCTATTACTGCGGCAGCAAGTTCGCTCTGGAGGGCATCTCCGACACCTTGAGCAAGGAGCTTGCGCCCTTCAATATTTTTGTCACCGCTGTGGCGCCGGGGTCATTTCGCACCGACTGGGCAGGCCGCTCGATGCAACGCACGCCGCGTAGCATCAGTGACTACGACGCAAGCTTCGATCCGGTGCGCAAGGCCCGGGAGGAGAAAAGTGGCCATCAACTGGGCGATCCGCAGAAAGCTGCACGGGTTATGCTGACGATCATCGACAGTCCAAACCCGCCGGCGCACCTGCTATTGGGCAGTGATGCGCTGGCGCTGGTGCGTGACAAGTTGCAGCAGACGGCGGAGA
- a CDS encoding NAD(P)H-quinone oxidoreductase, protein MKAINLKAFGSAEVLQLGEAPNPEVRPTDLLVRVYAAGVNRADLTHRTGGYGHANFGDSLIIGLEIAGEVLETGSEVSGFAVGDRVMGVVGGGAYAELARIDYRMAMPIPAQLDYVHAAAIPEVFVTAHEAMLHLARLKSGDSVLIHAAAGGVGSAAVQLAYATGATVYATTEGSKLSRVEHLGADVAIDYKTEDFAAVIADKTQGRGVDVIIDFIGAPYFARNIASLAHGGRLVQVGILGGGGKVDVELEHILYRHLQIIGTVMKSRTQPEKHAMIQRFRDHWLKRFAGAASLEPVVDSTFPLSRAADAHRRMESSQNVGKIILTMQPEDLR, encoded by the coding sequence ATGAAAGCCATCAACCTGAAAGCATTCGGTTCGGCAGAAGTGCTGCAACTTGGCGAAGCGCCCAACCCTGAAGTGCGCCCGACCGACCTGCTGGTGCGGGTCTATGCGGCCGGCGTGAACCGTGCCGACCTGACCCACCGAACCGGCGGCTACGGCCATGCGAACTTCGGCGACTCGTTGATCATCGGTCTGGAGATTGCCGGGGAAGTGCTGGAGACCGGCAGCGAGGTGAGCGGATTCGCCGTCGGCGACCGGGTAATGGGCGTGGTCGGCGGCGGCGCCTACGCCGAACTGGCGCGCATCGACTACCGCATGGCCATGCCGATTCCGGCACAGCTCGACTATGTGCACGCAGCGGCGATTCCCGAAGTGTTCGTCACCGCCCACGAAGCGATGCTGCACCTGGCCCGACTCAAGTCAGGCGACTCGGTGCTGATCCATGCCGCCGCCGGCGGCGTTGGTTCCGCTGCCGTGCAACTGGCCTACGCCACAGGCGCCACGGTGTACGCGACCACCGAAGGCAGCAAATTGTCGCGCGTCGAACATCTGGGCGCCGACGTGGCCATCGACTACAAGACCGAGGATTTCGCCGCAGTCATCGCCGACAAAACCCAAGGGCGCGGCGTCGATGTGATCATTGATTTTATCGGCGCGCCCTACTTCGCCCGCAACATCGCCTCGCTGGCCCACGGTGGTCGCCTGGTGCAGGTCGGCATTCTTGGCGGCGGCGGCAAGGTCGACGTGGAGCTGGAGCACATCCTCTACCGGCACCTGCAAATCATCGGCACGGTGATGAAGTCGCGCACCCAGCCGGAGAAGCACGCGATGATCCAGCGCTTTCGCGACCACTGGCTGAAACGCTTCGCTGGCGCTGCGAGTCTGGAACCGGTGGTGGACAGCACCTTTCCGTTGTCCCGCGCAGCCGATGCCCATCGGCGGATGGAATCCTCGCAGAATGTCGGGAAGATTATCCTGACGATGCAGCCGGAGGATTTGCGCTAA
- a CDS encoding MerR family transcriptional regulator translates to MNPELTISKLAKRLDLSAHTIRYYERIGLFDPVGRGGNGHRVYAEKDVLWAEFLLRLKATGMPIQQMLRYAELRRSGDSTLAERRELLEQHRRDVQAQISQLSQSLEVLDNKIQIYHQLEQKEHHHDP, encoded by the coding sequence ATGAATCCAGAACTGACAATTTCAAAGTTGGCCAAGCGCCTTGATTTGAGCGCTCACACGATCCGCTATTACGAGCGCATCGGGCTGTTCGATCCGGTTGGGCGCGGTGGCAATGGCCACCGGGTGTACGCCGAGAAGGATGTGCTGTGGGCCGAGTTTCTGCTCCGGCTGAAGGCGACCGGAATGCCGATCCAGCAAATGCTGCGGTATGCCGAACTGCGCCGTTCAGGCGACTCGACCCTGGCAGAACGCCGCGAACTTCTCGAGCAGCATCGCCGGGACGTGCAAGCGCAGATCAGCCAGTTGAGCCAGTCCCTGGAGGTTCTGGATAACAAGATTCAGATCTACCACCAACTCGAGCAAAAGGAGCATCACCATGATCCGTAA